The sequence below is a genomic window from Rhizobium gallicum bv. gallicum R602sp.
GGGGCCAACCATCCAGTGAAAGACCATACGACCGGCAAGGTCGAGATCGTATCGATGAACCACGGCTTTGCGGTCGACACGAATTCACTACCGGAAGGCGTTGAGGAGACTCACGTTTCGCTCTTCGACGGCACCAATTGCGGCCTGCGCGTCGCCGGCAAGCAGATCTTCTCCGTCCAGCACCATCCGGAAGCCTCTCCCGGCCCGCAGGACAGCCATTACCTCTTCCGCCGCTTCATCAACATGGTGCGCGGGAAGAAAGGCGAAGCAGCGCTCGCCGAGCGTTAAGACGCAGTGGCCAGCCGAACGAAAGCCCGCCTGCCGCGGGCTTTTTCTTTTACCTGGCGCTTGACCTCAACTTAACTTGAGGAATTAGACCGGTTGCCGTGACATCGACAACCAAGGAGATACTGATGAACGGCGCCTTTTATCGCGTGGACAAGTTTGCCGTGCCGGAGGAGGCACGCGAGGAGTTTCTGATCAATGTGTTGAAGACGCACGAGGTGCTGCAGGCCCAGGAAGGCTTCATCCGGCACACGGTACTCGAGCAGGTTTCGGGGCCGGGCGAATTCAATTTCGTGACGATTGCCGAATGGGAAAACGCCGAGACCGTCGAACGGGTAAAGGCCGCCGTCCAGGCGGCGCACCGCGCGCGAAACTTCGATCCGCAGGCGCTTTTCACGCGGCTCGGCATCCGCGCCGACATCGCCAATTACAAGCCGGTTGCAGCTTGACGATTAAATGGCCGGTTCAGGCGCCGGCCATTTTGCCCTCGTGACGCACGAGAATGTAGAATCGTGCGCAGAGCATGACCGCGGCAGCCGCAAGGCCGACGAGAAAACCGAACCAGATGCCGACGCCGCCGAAGCCCATGGGGAAAGCGAAGAACCAGGCGAGGAAGAATCCGATCGGCCAGTAGGCAATCAGCGCCATGATCATCGGCACACGCGCATCCTTGAGGCCACGCAGCAAACCATTGGCAACCGCCTGCATGCCGTCGACGAGCTGGAAGAGACCGGCAACGACGATGAGCGGACCGGCGTAAGCCAGCACCTGCGGCGCTTCCGGCGAAGTGACGTCCAGGAACCAGCTGCCGAGGAATTCGGGCATGATGGCAAAAAGCACGCCACCGATACCCGAGATCGCCGCCGCGATGATCATTACCGCGATGGAGGCGCGAACCAGAGCGGAATGGTCCCCCTGCCCGTGCGCAATGCCGACGCGGACAGTTGCGGCCTGCGAGAGACCGAGTGGGATCATGAAGGCAATCGATGCCCATTGGAGCGCAATGCCATGGGCCGCAAGCTCAATCGTGCCGATGTAACCCATCAGCAGCGAGGCAACTGTAAAGAGGCTGACTTCCGCAAGAATAGTCACGCTGATCGGCAGACCGAGACGAACGACGTCCCAAAGCGCGTGCCAATCCGGCCGCCAGAAACGCACCAGGATCTCGTAACGCCGCGTCTCCTCCCTCATCTGCACATAGGCGAGGATGAAGAAGAACCCCGCAGTCTGCACTGCGACCGAGACGATCGCAGCGCCCTCAAGGCCCATTGCCGGAAAGCCGAAATGACCGAGGACGAGGGCGTAGGCGAAGATCGCGTTCATCACCAGCATGGCAATGGTCACATTGAGGACGACGGCAGCCTTGCCGATCGCGCTGACGAGCGCGCGCACAACATTGTAAAGCAGCCCCGGCAGCACGCCGAAATGGCCGATCAGGATATAGCCGTGCGCAAGCTTTGCCACTTCGGGCTTCTGGCCGGCGGCGAGCAATATCTCCTCGGCATAGAAGAAGGCCGGCTGCATGACGAGCCAATAGACTGTGACCATCCAAAGGCCCATGCGCATCGAGCGACGAACAGTGACGACATCGCCCCGGCCGTAAGCCTGCGCGACCATCGGGATAACCGCGATGGCAAAGCCCGAACCGAAAATCAGGATCGTGAACAGAAACTGCGCCGACAGCACCATTGCAGCCAGGTTCTCGGCGCCGAGGCGGCCGACGATCATCACGTCCGTCGTGTTGATGCCAAGCTGGGCAAGCTGCGCGCCGATGAACGGAATGCCGAGCGCTAGCGTAGCGCGAAAATGCGCACCCCAGTGATTGTCGGTTTGCGGCGCAATCCTGTGCACGTCGATCGGCGCGTCCATCAGAGCCATTCCTGTTTGGTTGAATCACTTCAGGCCGCATTCGCGGCAAAGTAATACCGGGCCTTAGATCAAAGGCCCGCAAAGAGCCACCCTAAAAGGGGCAGATGATGAAAAATTCATCACATCATCACGAATTCTGATAGCTCATTGCGCCGGCGCCTCCAAGGCTTCCGAAGGTTTGGGTGTCCGGACCTTCGCGAGGAACACCAGGGCCGCCGACAGAATAAAGAAGGCGGCGAGCAGGTAGGGAGCACCGGCAAAGGTCACAGGAGCATGCGGCCCGGTGAAATAGCCGAACATCTGGGTGAAGATCAGCGGGCCGGCGATCGTCGTAATGCTGCTGAGGCTGGTCAGCGCTCCCTGCAATTCGCCCTGCGCGGATGGCGGCACCTTGCCGGCGGCGATGCTGCGAAGCGGCGGATCGGCGACATTTTCCATCACCGTCAGAATAATGACCGTGTAGACGACCCAGCCCTCCCAGGCGAAAGCATAACCCGTCAGACCGACGGCAGAGAAACAAAGGCCGACGATGGCGGTCTTCCACTCACCGAGCACCGGCACGATCTTTGGCAGCACAAGCCCCATGACGATCGCAGCGCCGATGCCGTAGATCCCGAGCGAAAGGCCGATCTGGCCTTCGCTCCAGCCGTAGCGATAGGTCGAAACGAAGGACCAGACGGACGGATATACGGCGTGTGCCAGCCAGAAGAGGAACATGACGGCGCCGACCCAGCCAATGCCGGGATAATTGCGCATCTGCTTCAACGCGCCCAGCGGATTGGCCCGCTTCCATTCGAACGTGCGCCGATGCTTGGCGTCCAGCGTTTCCGGCAACAGGAAATAGGCCGCAGCGAAATTGAGGAAGGAAAGCGCTGCTGCGCCGAAGAATGGAACACGCGGGCCGAATTCGCCGAGCAAACCGCCAATGACCGGACCGATGGTGAAGCCGACGCCGAAGGCGATGCCAATCAGGCCGAAATTCTTTGCGCGGTTCCCGTCATTGCTGATGTCGGCGATATAGGCAGAACACGTCGCGTAGCTGCCGCCGCTGAAGCCTGCGAGCGCCCGGCCGATAAAAAGCATCCAGAAGCTGGTGGCGACCGCGCAGATCAGATTGTCGATCGCGAAGGTCAACACGGAGAGAAGCAAGATCGGACGGCGGCCGAAACGGTCGCTGAGATTGCCAAGCAGTGGCGAGAACAAAAACAGCATGCCGGCATAGACGACCAGTAGCCAGCCGCCGTCGAGTGCGGCATCGCTAATGGTTCCGCCGGTCAGTTCCTCAAGATAGGCGGGCAGGACCGGCATGATGATCGCAATGCCGATCACGTCCAAAAACAGGATCAGGAAAACGAGGAAGAGGCCGCGGCGAACGAATTTGGGATCAAGCATGGAACATCTCTCAACAGCGGATTGCTTTCTGGAAAGACGATCTCGTCGCCGGGGTTTGTTACATAGCTTAACGAGAAAAATGAAACAATACGTGAACATTTCAAAGTTTTTGATCAAGCCGCCAGTGAAATTGATCGGCGGCGGGAACAAACGGGGACTCTAAGCGGGCCGCCGCTACTCCTTCACGAAATCGACGAAGGCGCGCAGTGCAGCCGCCATGGGCCTGTGGCTGGCATACTTAAGCATGGTTCGGAGAATTCGGAGACTCCTGAAGGATCGGCAGATCGGCGCGAGTTCGCCCCGTGCAATGGTTGGAGTGAGCCCTTCCTCGAAGAGCCGATGAGCCCGGCGAACACAGAACCACCTCCATCTCGATGACGTTGGCCACCAGCGGCCCGGACGGCGAGATCACCAGCGTTTCGCCGTCGCTCTCGAACTCCCAGTCGA
It includes:
- a CDS encoding antibiotic biosynthesis monooxygenase family protein → MNGAFYRVDKFAVPEEAREEFLINVLKTHEVLQAQEGFIRHTVLEQVSGPGEFNFVTIAEWENAETVERVKAAVQAAHRARNFDPQALFTRLGIRADIANYKPVAA
- a CDS encoding MATE family efflux transporter, with protein sequence MDAPIDVHRIAPQTDNHWGAHFRATLALGIPFIGAQLAQLGINTTDVMIVGRLGAENLAAMVLSAQFLFTILIFGSGFAIAVIPMVAQAYGRGDVVTVRRSMRMGLWMVTVYWLVMQPAFFYAEEILLAAGQKPEVAKLAHGYILIGHFGVLPGLLYNVVRALVSAIGKAAVVLNVTIAMLVMNAIFAYALVLGHFGFPAMGLEGAAIVSVAVQTAGFFFILAYVQMREETRRYEILVRFWRPDWHALWDVVRLGLPISVTILAEVSLFTVASLLMGYIGTIELAAHGIALQWASIAFMIPLGLSQAATVRVGIAHGQGDHSALVRASIAVMIIAAAISGIGGVLFAIMPEFLGSWFLDVTSPEAPQVLAYAGPLIVVAGLFQLVDGMQAVANGLLRGLKDARVPMIMALIAYWPIGFFLAWFFAFPMGFGGVGIWFGFLVGLAAAAVMLCARFYILVRHEGKMAGA
- a CDS encoding TCR/Tet family MFS transporter; translation: MLDPKFVRRGLFLVFLILFLDVIGIAIIMPVLPAYLEELTGGTISDAALDGGWLLVVYAGMLFLFSPLLGNLSDRFGRRPILLLSVLTFAIDNLICAVATSFWMLFIGRALAGFSGGSYATCSAYIADISNDGNRAKNFGLIGIAFGVGFTIGPVIGGLLGEFGPRVPFFGAAALSFLNFAAAYFLLPETLDAKHRRTFEWKRANPLGALKQMRNYPGIGWVGAVMFLFWLAHAVYPSVWSFVSTYRYGWSEGQIGLSLGIYGIGAAIVMGLVLPKIVPVLGEWKTAIVGLCFSAVGLTGYAFAWEGWVVYTVIILTVMENVADPPLRSIAAGKVPPSAQGELQGALTSLSSITTIAGPLIFTQMFGYFTGPHAPVTFAGAPYLLAAFFILSAALVFLAKVRTPKPSEALEAPAQ